TCGCCGTACGTCACCTTCCACGCCTCCGTCCCCGCCGTCGCGCAGATGGTGCGGTCCAGCAGCGACGCGCCGATGCGGTGGAAGAAGCGTCGGTCGATGGAGCCGCCCTGCACCAGCCCCATTGTCCCCGCGTACGAGTAGGGGAGGATCGCCTGCGGACCGTGCGGCCCGTTGCGGATCTCGTTCAGCCGCCGCGCGATGTCGTCCAGCGCCTCGTCCCAGGTGGCCGGCTCGAAGCGCCCCTCGCCCTTGGGACCCACGCGGCGCAGCGGCGTGGTGAGCCGGTCCGCGTGGTAGGTGCGCTCGACGTAGCGGTTGACCTTGGTACAGAGGAAGCCCTGCGTCACCGGGTGCTCCGGGTCGCCCTGCACGCGCACGGCGCGGCCATCCTTGACGTGCACCAGCATGGCGCAGGTGTCGGGGCAGTCGTGTGGGCAGGCGCCGCGCACGACGCCGTCGCGGACGAGCGGAAGAAGCTGCGTCATCTTCCCGGAAGCGGGCTGTTGAGAACGGGTTACGGTTACGGCGGGGAATCTAACCCGTCCGGGCGGAGGGGGGAACCATGCACGCGAACGGGGGCACGGAGAAGCGCTCTCCGTGCCCCCGTTTCCAAGGCGATCTTCAGCGGTCCGGCAGCTCGTGCTCGCGCCCCGAGAGGCGCTGCTCCAGCTCCTCGAGACGCTGTGTCTGCGAACGCGCGTACACCGCCAGTCCCAGCGAGATGATGGCGAAGCCCGCCGCAACCAGCCATCCCGCGCGGAGCGGCTCGTGGAAGCCGTGGTGGGTGATCAGCGCCACCCCCATCGCAGCCGCGGCCAGCCACCCGCTCCCGTACGGAGCCCAGTGGCGCTTCGCGGCCGGCGCGGGCGGGGCGGCCGGGTCCACGCGGACCCGGGTGCGCGCGAGGAGGCGCTCCTTGACCCGCGCCGACCGCTCGGGGTCGAAGCGGACGGGCGGCGTCTGCGCCAGGATGGCGGTGGCGGCGAACTCGTAGAACTCCGCGGAGCAGTCGGTGCAGTCGCCGGCGTGCGCCAGCAGCCGCTCGATCTGCTCCTCCGACAACGTCTCCGGGCGCGCGGACGCGACGACGGCGCGCAGGGCGGCGTGCTCGTCCATGCCGCTCACTGTGCCCTCCCGCGCAGGCCGTCCAGAGTCCTGCGGAGCTTCACGAAGGCGAGCCGAACCCGCGTCTTCACCGTGCCGAGCGGAATCTCCAGCCGCTCCGCGATCTCGGCCTGGCTCAGCCCTTCGAAGAAGGTCATCCGCACCACGCGCGCCTGCTCGTCGGGAAGGCTGCGCACCGCCTCGTGCACCGCCTCCCGGTTCTCCCCCGCCTCCAGCTCCTGGAGCGGCGAGGCGGCCGTGATCGTCCCCTCGTCGCGCAGGAACTGGCTGCGCATCTCGTTGTGGCGCAGGCGCCTCCCCTCCGCGCGGCGGGCGGTGAGGGCGTGGCTGCGGGTGATCGTCACGATCCACGCCGCCACGCTTCCCCGCTCCGCGTCGTATCGAGCCGCATCCTTCCAGATCTGCGAGAACACCTTCTCCACCACGTCGTCCGCACCGTCGCTGGCACCCGTCAGGTGGGCCGCGATCGAATATACGCGATCGACCCACCGGTCATAAAGGGCTGCCAGCGCGCTCTCGTCCCCGCGCACGACGCGGCCGACCAGGAGACGGTCCGTCTCCGGGTCAGCCGCGGGGCCCTCTTCGGGACGGGGCTTCAGGGTCATCGAGCGGGGCACTCGGGGTGGGGGGAGCCGCATGTTTCTCCGGTTCCCCCGCATCCCTCGCGCCACGCCGTGCAAACTGTCCATTCTCACCGGGTGTGCAGGAAGCGACGTCCGCCTGGAAGTGCTACGTCGCCACCCGCGCCACGGGATTCATCTCCCGCGCCGTGGCCGCGTCAGCGAAAGCCGGAGATGGGCACGTTGATTCCGGCCGTGAGGCGGAAGGCGTCGTAGTGGTCCACCAGGGTCCAGCGGCCCTCGACGAAGGGGCGCACGCTGGTGTTGCGGATGCGCCCGCTCTCCAGCCCCAGGATCAGGTTGAGGCCGGCCTCGGTGTCGCTGTCGTCGTCCAGCTCGAAGTCGCGGTTGAGGAAGGCCGCGCCGACGCCGCCGTAGAGCCCGCCGAGCGCCGCGGGGCGCAGCAGGAGGTCGGCGTTGATCTGCCACTCGGTGGGCGAGTCGTTGAAGAAGACGTCCGCGCTCGGCGCCAGCGCCAGCCCGGGCGCGAGCGGCACGCGGAGCTGCGCGCCGGCGGTGCCCACGTCCTCGTCGAAGTCGTAGCCGCCGCGCACGCCGAACTGCGCGGGGTCGCCGCGCCCGCCCCACACGATGATGGTGCGGCTCCTCTCGCGCTCGTGTTCGCGGCGGCGCTCGGCCTCGCGGCGGCGCTCCCGTTCGCGCTCGCGTTCCCTTTCGCGGTCGCGCTCGCATTCCACGCGGCGTCCGTCGCGCCAGACGTAGCAGCGCGTCTGGGCGGCTGCATCCGCCGCGGTGCCCAGGGCGAGCAGCGCGGCCAGCAGGCAAACGTTCTTTCGCAGCATCCCAACCTCCCTCTATGGATGAATTTCCCCGATGCGCATCATCACGCAAAGGGCTTCACAGGGGTTGGATGCTGCCAATCGCAAATGGGTTGGATGGCGTGGAAAACAGCAACTGCAGGGCTCACACAGAGACACAGAGACACAGAGAAAGAACTTCTTGTTTTCTCCTCTGTGTCTCTGTGTCTCTGTGTGAGATTGCTGTTAGGCCAGGCGCAGACCGATCCAGGCGGCGAGCACCCCGGCCGCCACGCTGCCGAACGCGTATCCTAGCGCCGGAAGGGGGGTGCCGCGCTGGAGGAGGAGGACGGTCTCGTAGCTGAAGGTGCTGAAGGTCGTGAAGCCGCCGCAGAAGCCGATGGCGAGGAGGGCGCGAAGACGCCACGCCTCCTCGGGCGAGGGGAAGGCGCCCATGAGGAGGCCGAGGGCGAGCGAGCCCGCCACGTTGATGCCAAAGGTCGCCCAGGGGAAGCCGTCGCGGGCGGCGAACGCCTGCGACACGCCGAAGCGCGCCACGGCGCCCGCCGCTCCCCCCAGCGCGACCAGGAGCCAGCTCACCGCACCGGCGCCCGGTTGTTGGACCGGTCGGCGTCAATCACGATCCAGCGCGGGTCGACGACGACTTCCGTGGGGCGCTCGCGCGAGGTCAGCAGGACCGTCTGGCGGCGCAGGCGAGAGGTGACGCGCTGCTCCGCGTCGCCCGCGCGGATGGTGACGGGCATCCAGGCGTCGCCCGTGCGCGCCAGCTCCACGCGCGTCTGCCAGCGGCCGCTCGCGAGGCGGGTGGCGGAGGCGGAGGCGACGGAGTAGTCCAGCCGGTCCGTGCGCTCCACCCAGCTCGCGCGGAACCAGTCCAGGTCGCGCCCGCTCACCCGCTCGGCCACGGCGAAGAAGTCGCGGCCGGTGGGGTGGCGGAACTTCCACTCCTCGTAGTAGCGGCGCAGCACGCGGCGAAAGGTGGCGTCGCCCAGGTAGTCGCGCAGCATGCGCAGGACGGCGGCGCCCTTGTTGTACGTCATCGCGCTGTAGATGCGCGGCGAGCGGTACGCGGCGCCCGGCAGGTCGAGCGCCTGCGTGCTGTCGGCGCGCTCCAGCCGCTCCAGGCCGCGCATGGTGCCGTTCCAGACCGTGTCGGCCGCCGCCGCGCTCCCCTCGCGGCGCAGCTTCTCCTCCGTGTACCAGTTGGTTACGAAGGAGGTGAAGCCCTCGTCCAGCCACCCCTCGCGCCACTCGTTGCTCCCCAGGATGCCGTGCAGCCACTGGTGCGTGACCTCGTGCACGATCAGCCCCTCGCTCGCCGAGCCGTTCATCACCAGCATGGGGAACTCGGTGCCGCCGCTCTCCAGACGGTGGAGGTTGGTGATCTGGGGATAGGGGTAGGTCCCGAAGAGCGCGCCCACCCACTGCACCGCGTCAAGCGTGCGGCGCGCGGCGCGATTTCCCGCCCACGCCGTGTCGCCGGGGAGGAAGAGGACGTGGATCGACGGCAGGTCGGAGCGGGTGCCCGCGTCGTTGAGCGAGAAGCGGGTCACGCCCTCGTGCGTGAACTGCGGATCGGCCGCCCAGCCGAAGTGGTGCACCCGCTGCGCGCGGAAGCGGACCCGCTTGCGACCGTTCTCCGCCGCGCCCGTCAGCAGCCCGAGCGACTCGGCCGGCCGCGCGGCGTAGGCCGAGCGCTCGGATGCGTCCGGCGTCCATCCCGGGTTCCCATCGACCACCACGCCGGTTGCGCCCACCACCTGGTCCGCGGCGAGGTCCAGCGTCACGTCGTACTCGCCGAATTCGCCGTAGAACTCGCCCTGGGGGAGGAGGGGCTGCGTGGCCCATCCGCCGCGCTCGTACACGGCGATGCGCGGGTACCACTGGGCGAAGTCGAAGTGCCGCCCGCGCCGCCCCTGCCGCCGCGGCAGCGTGGAGAGGCGCGCGTCCCAGTCCATCACCACCGTGACCGACTGCCCGGTGCGCAGCGGCGTGGGGAGGGGGATGGCGGTGACGGTGGAGTCGGGGGCGCCGGGGTACACGGGGCGCACGTCGCGGCCGTCCACGCGCACGGCGGTGAAGCGCTCGAAGGCGTGCTCCGCCGGGCCCAGGTTCTGGAAGCGCATCTCGCCGTACAACGCCTCGCGCCGGGCCCAGGCGCTGTTGGGGCGGAAGGCGTTGAGGTGCTGGTGCAGGTAGAGCGTGTCCAGCCGGCGCGGCGAGCGGTTGGTGTAGCGCAGCCGCGCCCGCCCGTGCAGGATGTCGCTCCCCTCGTCCAGCCGGGCCTCGATGCGGTAGTCGACCCCCTGCTGCGCGGGCTGCGTGGCGCGCGCCGGCTGCGCCGCGAGAGGCTGCGCGAGAGGGACGAGGACGAGTGCGAGGATTGCCCGTGCGATGCGTCGGTTCATGGGTCCCGGTTCCGGAATCGGTTTGGCGGATCGCCTGCGAAGTTGAGGCGGCGCCGCGCATTGGGCAAGGCTGCCGGGAGTCGCTATCTTGCCGCGCTCATCCAGCGCTCGCTCACACCAAGGACGGGATCATGCACCTGACGTACCTCGCGATCGGCCTCTGCGCAGGCGTCCTCTCCGGGCTGTTCGGGATCGGCGGCGGGGTGCTGATCGTGCCCGCGCTGATGCTGGTGGCGAAGATGTCTCCGGTCGAAGCCACCGCCACCTCGCTCGGCTCGCTCCTCCTGCCGGTCGGCGCCCTCGGCGCGTACGAGTACTACAAGAACGGCCACGTCAACGTGATCGCGTCTCTTCTCGTCGCACTGGGGCTGCTGGTGGGCGCCTACTTCGGCGCGCGCTGGGCGCAGACGCTGAGCCCCGTGCAGATGAAGCGCGCCTTCGCCCTCTTCCTGGTGATCGTGGCGGCGCGCATGTGGTTCACGGCGAAATAGGCGCGGATCGTGCGGGCTCCGCGGGTCCCGCGCCCCGGCGCGCCGGTATACCCTGCCGCGTGAGCTTTCCCATGACGAACATCGCCATCCGCCCGCGGATCTCCCGGGCGCTGCGCTGGACCGTGGCCGCCGCCCTCGCGCTCGCCACGGCGTCCGCGCGCCCGGCGGTGGCGCAGGCGGGGGACAGCGCGCGCGTCCCCAGCCACGTCTTTCCGCGCAGCGACGCGCTGATCCTGGGCGGGTTCGCGGTCGCGGCCGTCGCCATGCGCCCGCTGGACGAGAGGCTGACGCAGGAGCTCCGGGAGCCGGAGTGGCAGGACAGCAAGCTGCTGGGGCGGGGCTCCGCCGCGGTACGACTGCTGGCGGTGCCGGGCACGCTGGT
The nucleotide sequence above comes from Longimicrobium sp.. Encoded proteins:
- a CDS encoding molybdopterin-dependent oxidoreductase, translated to MTQLLPLVRDGVVRGACPHDCPDTCAMLVHVKDGRAVRVQGDPEHPVTQGFLCTKVNRYVERTYHADRLTTPLRRVGPKGEGRFEPATWDEALDDIARRLNEIRNGPHGPQAILPYSYAGTMGLVQGGSIDRRFFHRIGASLLDRTICATAGTEAWKVTYG
- a CDS encoding sigma-70 family RNA polymerase sigma factor, coding for MTLKPRPEEGPAADPETDRLLVGRVVRGDESALAALYDRWVDRVYSIAAHLTGASDGADDVVEKVFSQIWKDAARYDAERGSVAAWIVTITRSHALTARRAEGRRLRHNEMRSQFLRDEGTITAASPLQELEAGENREAVHEAVRSLPDEQARVVRMTFFEGLSQAEIAERLEIPLGTVKTRVRLAFVKLRRTLDGLRGRAQ
- the crcB gene encoding fluoride efflux transporter CrcB; translation: MSWLLVALGGAAGAVARFGVSQAFAARDGFPWATFGINVAGSLALGLLMGAFPSPEEAWRLRALLAIGFCGGFTTFSTFSYETVLLLQRGTPLPALGYAFGSVAAGVLAAWIGLRLA
- a CDS encoding M1 family metallopeptidase, producing MNRRIARAILALVLVPLAQPLAAQPARATQPAQQGVDYRIEARLDEGSDILHGRARLRYTNRSPRRLDTLYLHQHLNAFRPNSAWARREALYGEMRFQNLGPAEHAFERFTAVRVDGRDVRPVYPGAPDSTVTAIPLPTPLRTGQSVTVVMDWDARLSTLPRRQGRRGRHFDFAQWYPRIAVYERGGWATQPLLPQGEFYGEFGEYDVTLDLAADQVVGATGVVVDGNPGWTPDASERSAYAARPAESLGLLTGAAENGRKRVRFRAQRVHHFGWAADPQFTHEGVTRFSLNDAGTRSDLPSIHVLFLPGDTAWAGNRAARRTLDAVQWVGALFGTYPYPQITNLHRLESGGTEFPMLVMNGSASEGLIVHEVTHQWLHGILGSNEWREGWLDEGFTSFVTNWYTEEKLRREGSAAAADTVWNGTMRGLERLERADSTQALDLPGAAYRSPRIYSAMTYNKGAAVLRMLRDYLGDATFRRVLRRYYEEWKFRHPTGRDFFAVAERVSGRDLDWFRASWVERTDRLDYSVASASATRLASGRWQTRVELARTGDAWMPVTIRAGDAEQRVTSRLRRQTVLLTSRERPTEVVVDPRWIVIDADRSNNRAPVR
- a CDS encoding sulfite exporter TauE/SafE family protein is translated as MHLTYLAIGLCAGVLSGLFGIGGGVLIVPALMLVAKMSPVEATATSLGSLLLPVGALGAYEYYKNGHVNVIASLLVALGLLVGAYFGARWAQTLSPVQMKRAFALFLVIVAARMWFTAK